In Mytilus trossulus isolate FHL-02 chromosome 14, PNRI_Mtr1.1.1.hap1, whole genome shotgun sequence, a genomic segment contains:
- the LOC134696722 gene encoding uncharacterized protein LOC134696722 has protein sequence MEESSATADNYNERFAILSEADRDKLLSNKNSEGTKAATKYAVKTFHDYCMAAANYQTIVAIDLLPDNALDQLLEKFYPSLRNKNGEKYAVQSLRSIRAGIQRYYTEPPRRREINIISGENFNRSKAMFEAACIDLKKSGLGDVTHKPVIHDEDMAKISAYFKTWKTDSVVLIRKVWFDLMMFCCRRGREGLRELSKTSYVVDSDGLGQKYIKKMDQN, from the exons ATGGAAGAATCGTCTGCTACTGCAGACAACTATAATGAACGTTTTGCAATACTTTCTGAAGCTGACAGAGATAAACTTCTCAGCAACAAGAATTCCGAGGGCACCAAAGCAGCAACAAAATATGCAGTCAAGACTTTTCATGACTATTGCATGGCAGCGGCGAACTATCAGACGATCGTGGCCATTGACCTGCTTCCCGACAATGCTCTTGATCAACTACTTGAAAAGTTCTATCCATCACTAAGAAACAAGAATGGAGAAAAGTATGCTGTCCAAAGCTTGAGGTCAATACGAGCCGGCATTCAAAG gtaCTACACTGAACCACCACGTAGACGTGAGATCAATATTATCAGTGGTGAAAATTTTAACCGTAGTAAGGCTATGTTTGAGGCTGCTTGTATAGACTTGAAAAAAAGTGGACTTGGTGATGTAACACACAAACCTGTGATTCATGATGAAGATATGGCAAAGATATCTGCCTATTTCAAAACTTGGAAAACAGATTCCGTAGTCCTTATCAGAAAGGTTTGGTTTGATCTTATGATGTTTTGCTGCCGTAGAGGAAGGGAAGGACTGAGAGAACTTTCCAAAACTTCCTATGTTGTTGATAGTGATGGATTGGgtcaaaaatacattaaaaaaatggatcagaattga